The following proteins come from a genomic window of Achromobacter deleyi:
- a CDS encoding type II toxin-antitoxin system RelE/ParE family toxin, with protein sequence MYRIEHYLTPGKLKDSYATWLRGLRGMRDKVAVIRRVARLASGNFGDHRFCREGVWELRIDSGPGLRVYYALSGERLVLLLAGGSKRTQDADIHRAVEYWHDWQRRTDDEKQAP encoded by the coding sequence ATGTACCGAATCGAACACTACCTCACCCCCGGAAAACTCAAGGATTCCTATGCCACTTGGCTACGCGGCCTGCGCGGCATGCGCGACAAGGTGGCGGTCATTCGCCGTGTGGCGCGTCTGGCGTCCGGCAATTTCGGCGATCACCGCTTCTGCCGCGAGGGCGTGTGGGAATTGCGTATCGATTCAGGGCCGGGCCTGCGCGTCTATTACGCGCTGTCCGGTGAACGGCTGGTGCTGTTGCTGGCCGGAGGCAGCAAGCGCACGCAGGATGCCGACATCCATCGCGCGGTGGAGTATTGGCATGACTGGCAACGGAGAACGGATGATGAGAAGCAAGCCCCATGA
- a CDS encoding DNA-binding protein encodes MRSKPHDEAMVEVYRSDPALALETVNSILADGDQGELLVVLRQMTQAFGGMQAVAEQARLNPTQLYRTLSSKGNPSLASLLAILRAMGLRLTVVPRADAAAPVRMG; translated from the coding sequence ATGAGAAGCAAGCCCCATGATGAAGCAATGGTCGAGGTCTATCGCAGCGACCCCGCCCTCGCGCTGGAGACAGTCAACAGCATTCTCGCCGATGGCGACCAGGGGGAATTGCTGGTGGTGCTGCGCCAGATGACCCAGGCGTTCGGTGGCATGCAGGCGGTGGCGGAGCAGGCGCGGCTGAATCCGACGCAGCTTTATCGCACGCTGTCGTCCAAGGGTAATCCGTCGCTGGCCAGCCTGCTGGCGATTCTCAGGGCGATGGGCCTGCGGCTGACCGTGGTGCCGCGGGCGGATGCGGCGGCCCCGGTCCGGATGGGCTGA
- a CDS encoding Bug family tripartite tricarboxylate transporter substrate binding protein codes for MTRSPERSRARQFAAACALALAAASGAAQADDAYPSKPITIVVPFSPGSATDTSARILTEKLGPRLGVPIVIENKPGASGTIGSSTAARAAPDGYTLILTSSSTHSATPALFRKLPYDPTGDFIHVIRIATIPMMLVVRADSPYDSVSKLVQATRAKPLNYAYGSPTSQIAGATFNSVAGAAANAVPYKSQPPAVTDLLGGHVDYLFADLSVVTSFMHSGKLKGIAFTGQARSKDFPDVPTLAELGYKNFDLVVWVGVAAPKDTPAPVVERLNREITRILHEPDSVAKFETLGMQVAPNTLAEHQAFAQSQRQIWTQRAIDAKIEPQ; via the coding sequence ATGACCCGATCCCCGGAACGCAGCCGCGCGCGCCAGTTCGCCGCCGCCTGCGCCCTGGCCCTGGCCGCCGCCAGCGGCGCCGCGCAGGCCGACGACGCCTACCCCAGCAAGCCCATCACCATCGTGGTGCCGTTCTCGCCCGGCAGCGCCACCGACACCAGCGCCCGCATCCTGACGGAAAAGCTCGGCCCGCGCCTGGGCGTGCCGATCGTGATCGAGAACAAGCCCGGCGCGTCCGGCACCATCGGCTCGTCCACCGCCGCGCGCGCCGCGCCCGACGGCTATACGCTGATCCTGACCAGCAGCTCGACGCACTCGGCCACGCCGGCCCTGTTCCGCAAGCTGCCCTACGACCCCACCGGTGATTTCATCCACGTCATCCGCATCGCCACCATCCCGATGATGCTGGTGGTGCGCGCCGACTCGCCCTACGACTCGGTGTCCAAGCTGGTGCAGGCCACCCGCGCCAAGCCGCTCAACTACGCCTACGGCTCGCCCACCAGCCAGATCGCCGGGGCCACCTTCAACAGCGTCGCCGGCGCCGCCGCCAACGCCGTGCCCTACAAGAGCCAGCCGCCCGCCGTCACCGACCTGCTGGGCGGCCACGTCGACTACCTGTTCGCCGATCTCTCCGTGGTGACCTCGTTCATGCACAGCGGCAAGCTCAAGGGCATTGCCTTCACCGGCCAGGCGCGCTCGAAGGATTTCCCCGACGTGCCAACGCTGGCCGAGCTGGGCTACAAGAATTTCGACCTGGTGGTGTGGGTGGGCGTGGCCGCGCCCAAGGACACGCCGGCGCCGGTGGTCGAGCGCCTGAACCGCGAGATCACCCGCATCCTGCACGAGCCCGACAGCGTGGCCAAGTTCGAGACGCTGGGCATGCAGGTCGCCCCCAACACGCTGGCCGAGCACCAGGCCTTCGCGCAGTCGCAGCGCCAGATCTGGACCCAGCGCGCGATCGACGCGAAGATCGAGCCGCAATAA
- a CDS encoding crotonase/enoyl-CoA hydratase family protein, translated as MNQLIHPDCHPFTAAGNMQQVSAFYEEGRRVMWMMLRAQPRPCFNHELIDEIMTLARAAKDSGLPIDFWVTGSLVPQIYNVGGDLNFFAEAIRTGRREALRAYARACVDCVHAATRGFDTGAVSLAMIEGTALGGGFEAALAHHFVLAQNNARMGFPEMAFNLFPGMGGYSLVARRSGMKLAEELISSGESHTAEWFQARGLVDVVFEPGDAYKATRTFIDVMRPKLNGMRAMLRARQRVLQLTRSELMDITEDWVDAAFSIDPKDRAYMERLVMAQNRRAPAGPEGMMDATMH; from the coding sequence ATGAATCAACTCATTCATCCGGACTGCCATCCCTTTACCGCCGCAGGCAATATGCAGCAAGTCTCCGCGTTCTATGAAGAAGGACGACGTGTCATGTGGATGATGCTGCGCGCCCAGCCGCGCCCCTGCTTCAATCACGAACTGATCGACGAAATCATGACCCTGGCGCGCGCCGCCAAGGACTCCGGCCTGCCCATCGACTTCTGGGTCACGGGCTCGCTGGTGCCGCAGATCTACAACGTCGGCGGCGACCTCAACTTCTTCGCCGAGGCCATCCGCACGGGCCGCCGCGAGGCGCTGCGCGCCTATGCCCGCGCCTGCGTCGATTGCGTGCACGCCGCCACCCGCGGCTTCGATACCGGCGCCGTGTCGCTGGCCATGATCGAAGGCACCGCGCTCGGCGGCGGCTTCGAGGCGGCGCTGGCGCACCACTTCGTGCTGGCGCAGAACAACGCCCGCATGGGCTTCCCCGAAATGGCCTTCAACCTGTTCCCGGGCATGGGCGGCTATTCACTGGTGGCGCGGCGCTCGGGCATGAAGCTGGCCGAGGAGCTGATCAGCAGCGGCGAATCGCACACCGCCGAATGGTTCCAGGCGCGCGGCCTGGTGGACGTGGTGTTCGAGCCGGGCGACGCCTACAAAGCCACCCGCACCTTCATCGACGTGATGCGGCCCAAGCTCAACGGCATGCGCGCCATGCTGCGGGCGCGCCAGCGCGTGCTGCAGCTGACCCGCTCCGAGCTGATGGACATCACCGAGGACTGGGTCGACGCGGCCTTCTCGATCGACCCGAAGGACCGCGCCTACATGGAACGCCTGGTGATGGCGCAGAACCGGCGCGCGCCGGCCGGCCCCGAGGGCATGATGGACGCGACCATGCATTGA
- a CDS encoding TonB-dependent receptor, giving the protein MPVFPVPRTLTLGAALALMAPVVPLQAEPAHLPAISVEGANADDPRVPDVTTATRTQTPARYVPQAIDTIKVENVQSYGISTLGEALAGIPNVTNAADTRFDSLRIRGFDASNDFYLDGIRDDSQYVRDLHNIERIEVLKGPAAVLYGRGSQGGIVNRVSKAPQPGRESTLEVKAGSWDLRSFYGDLSADPGENVSVRLNLGQEDSNSFRHKIGGTRQLVAPSLNWRITPDLDWLVQYEYSRYDRTPDRGIPSVNGRPADVGRSTVYGDPDRDYIDDRAQSFRSRLAYALAPGWQLRYTLGVFALDSKFDNTYLTGYNAATGKVTRTRWQQDLTTRSISNNLEAEGLFHTGSIEHRVLFGVEVANQDRTPDLYTTLARGPGAQPVPSLDLYDPDLSQQHNGAMALNSSARHKTRSQGYYVQDQIKLDDAWQVLLGLRMDRFSVDSTNRLLDLSARRDSHGLSPRAGVVWTPVRDHSFYASYSKTFSPVGGSLIGITPNARGNTNDVDPEQTRQYEVGVKSDWLDGNLSTTLALYQLELYNRRTTDPVDPTIVLLTGKQRSRGIELTAAGRLTGNWYLRGGIGMQNASIVEDNNGLAGNRVSNVARRNGSVFLTYKPAEGLYGETGLTFVGQRYADNANTAVLPGYATWDALVGYRTGQWDWRLAVRNITDKTYYASATSAAQIRVGEPRTVVATAQYRF; this is encoded by the coding sequence ATGCCCGTTTTCCCTGTCCCGCGCACCCTGACCCTGGGGGCCGCGCTGGCCCTGATGGCCCCCGTCGTACCCCTCCAGGCCGAGCCGGCCCATCTGCCCGCCATCAGCGTCGAAGGCGCCAACGCCGACGATCCGCGGGTCCCCGACGTCACCACCGCCACCCGCACCCAGACCCCCGCGCGCTACGTGCCGCAGGCCATCGACACGATCAAGGTCGAGAACGTGCAGAGCTACGGCATCAGCACGCTGGGCGAGGCGCTGGCCGGCATTCCCAACGTCACCAACGCCGCCGACACGCGCTTCGATTCGCTGCGCATCCGCGGCTTCGACGCCAGCAATGACTTCTACCTGGACGGCATCCGCGACGACAGCCAATATGTGCGCGACCTGCACAACATCGAGCGCATCGAGGTGCTCAAGGGCCCGGCCGCGGTGCTGTATGGCCGCGGCAGCCAGGGCGGCATCGTCAACCGCGTCAGCAAGGCGCCGCAGCCGGGCCGCGAATCCACGCTCGAGGTCAAGGCCGGCAGCTGGGACCTGCGCAGTTTCTACGGCGACCTGAGCGCCGACCCCGGCGAGAACGTCAGCGTGCGCCTGAACCTCGGCCAGGAAGACAGCAACAGTTTCCGCCACAAGATCGGCGGCACCCGCCAGCTGGTGGCGCCGTCGCTGAACTGGCGCATCACGCCCGACCTGGACTGGCTGGTGCAATACGAATACAGCCGCTATGACCGCACGCCGGATCGCGGCATCCCCAGCGTCAACGGACGGCCCGCCGACGTCGGCCGCTCGACCGTCTATGGCGACCCCGACCGCGACTACATCGACGACCGCGCGCAATCGTTCCGCTCGCGCCTGGCCTACGCCCTGGCGCCGGGCTGGCAGCTGCGCTACACGCTGGGCGTGTTCGCGCTCGACAGCAAGTTCGACAACACCTACCTGACGGGCTACAACGCCGCCACCGGCAAGGTCACGCGCACCCGCTGGCAGCAGGACCTGACCACCCGCAGCATCAGCAACAACCTGGAAGCCGAGGGCCTGTTCCACACGGGCAGCATCGAGCACCGGGTGCTGTTCGGCGTGGAAGTGGCCAACCAGGACCGTACGCCCGATCTCTACACCACGCTGGCCCGCGGGCCGGGCGCGCAGCCGGTGCCGTCGCTGGACCTGTACGACCCGGACCTGTCCCAACAGCACAACGGCGCCATGGCGCTCAACAGTTCCGCCCGCCACAAGACCCGCAGCCAGGGCTACTACGTGCAGGACCAGATCAAGCTGGATGATGCCTGGCAGGTGCTGCTGGGCCTGCGCATGGACCGCTTCAGCGTCGATTCCACCAACCGCTTGCTGGACCTCTCGGCCCGCCGCGACAGCCATGGCCTGAGCCCGCGCGCCGGCGTGGTGTGGACGCCGGTGCGCGACCACTCGTTCTACGCGTCGTACAGCAAGACCTTCTCGCCGGTCGGCGGCAGCCTCATCGGCATTACGCCGAACGCGCGCGGCAACACCAATGACGTCGATCCGGAGCAGACCCGCCAGTACGAAGTGGGCGTCAAGAGCGACTGGCTCGACGGGAACCTGAGCACCACCCTGGCGCTGTACCAGCTGGAACTCTACAACCGCCGCACCACCGACCCGGTCGATCCGACCATCGTGCTGCTGACCGGCAAGCAGCGTTCGCGCGGCATCGAGCTGACCGCCGCCGGCCGCCTGACGGGCAACTGGTACCTGCGCGGCGGCATCGGCATGCAAAACGCCTCCATCGTCGAGGACAACAACGGCCTCGCCGGCAACCGCGTCAGCAACGTGGCGCGGCGCAACGGCAGCGTGTTCCTGACCTACAAGCCGGCCGAGGGCCTGTACGGCGAGACCGGCCTGACCTTCGTCGGCCAGCGCTACGCCGACAACGCCAACACGGCGGTGCTGCCCGGCTACGCCACCTGGGACGCGCTGGTCGGCTACCGCACCGGCCAGTGGGACTGGCGCCTGGCGGTGCGCAACATCACCGACAAGACCTATTACGCCTCCGCCACCAGCGCCGCCCAGATCCGCGTGGGCGAACCGCGCACGGTGGTGGCGACGGCGCAGTACCGGTTCTGA